DNA sequence from the Streptomyces sp. CA-210063 genome:
GGGGAGGTCCCGCTCGGCCGGCACGGCCAGCAGCCGGCGCAGTTCTCGGACGTCGTCGTCCCGGTCTCCGTCCCAGCTCACCGCAGTCCCCTTCCGTTGTCCCCGCTCGGCCGGACCGCCTCGTGGCGGTCACCTGTCTGCTGCCGTCTCGCGGCCGCAGGTTCCGTGTCACCGTCAAGATTTTTCTGCGTCAGTTTCTGCAGCCGACCACGCGCCCGGGACAGCCGGGAGCGGACGGTGCCCACCGGCACCCCCAGCGCCTCGGCGGTCGCGGCGTAGTCCAGCCCGGCCCACACGCACAGCGCCAGCACCTCGCGGTCCGGCCGCGACAACTGGTCCAGCGCCTTGCGCAGCGCGGCGATCCGCTCCTGGTCCTCGAGCCGGCCGACCACCTCGTCGGCGAAGTCGGGCAACAGGCCGGGCGGGGGCATTCGCTCCATCAGGGCCCGGTGCCGCCGGGCCGTGCGTCTTCGGTGGTGCACGACGTACGTGGCGATCCCCAGCAGCCACGGCAGCAGGCTTCCGCCGTGCGGGTCGACCTTCTCCCGTATCCGCCAGGCTTCGAGGAACACCAGTGAGACGCAGTCCTCAGCGACCGACCAGTCGCCGGTCAGGCGGAAGCAGTGGTTGTACACCGCCCGCCCGTGCTCGCGGAACAGCACCCTGAAGGAGTCCTCGTCGCCCGCTCGGACGCGGGCCCGGAATAGTGGCTCCATACCTGGTTCTGCCATTCCGCCACCCCCGAGTTCCCTGTGATGCGCGTCACGGGACCGGAATGCGGTCCTGAAGCAGGGTGCGGTCCTGGTCGGAGCGGGCGGCCGGCGTTTCGCCGGAGGAGATGCGGGCCGCCGGCATGGGCCGACTCTCTTCGGGGCCCGGCCGCGTCGAACGGCCGCGCCCGACTGGACCGTTCCAGTCCTGGCCGGGGCTCAGCCCGACGTGCCCACCTCGTTGTTCGGTGCGCCGTCGCCCGCCGGGGGCAGGTCGCCGCGTTGGATCGGCATGCCGTCGTGCGGGGGCGGGGGCTTGTCGTGGTGGCGGGGCGGGAGGAGGAAGGCGAGTTCGGCGTCGGTGGGGCGGTGCGCGGCGAGGGCCGCCGCGCGCAGGACGTCGCGGTCGACCGCGGCCGTGGCGGCGCTGATCCGGACGACATGGCCGTCCTCCGGTACGGCGTACTCGTGCTGTCCCGCCGAGGTCCGGTACCAGGTGTCCCCGTCGCGCTCGCAGCCGACGGACGTACCCGTGCCCTGGCCGAGCGGGTGCTCGGGGCAGTTCTGGGCGTTCATCGTGCCGTGGTCGACGAGGAGCAGGAGTTGGGCGCTGTTCTTCCGGGACCAGTAGACGGCGGAGAAGCCGTCGTCGCCGTACACGCCGACCGACTGCCGGGCCAGCATGAATCCGGGCGACTCGGTGACATGGACGAGCCCCGGCGCGATGCCCAGCGCCTCGGCGCGGGCGTGCAGCTCGGCGGGGTCGGGGGCAGGCATCAGGGGCTCCCGGCCCGCGGCCACGACCTTCTCGGTCCCGCAGGCCGTGAGCAGCAACGGCAGCAACGCCAGGGGCAGCAGAACACGTGCGGTACGGAACATGCCCTCCATCCTGCCGCACAGTTGTTCCACAGGTGAGCCAAAGAGTCCGTTCCCGCGAGAGCGCTTACTCACATGGTTCCCTCGCGCCGCGGCAGGCGTCGGCGTGCGGGTCTCGCGAGGAGCGTGAGGTGTCCGATTCCTTCAAGACCGGCCGGCGCCGGCCCGCCTACGGTGACCGTATGACTCCACGACTCGATGCGATCGGCATGGTGGCCTCGGACATGGCCGCCTCCGTCACCTTCTACCGCCGGCTCGGTTTCGCCTTCCCCGAGGGCGCCGAGAACCAGCCGCACGCCGAGGCCCAGTTGCCCGGCGGTCTGCGGCTGATGCTCGACACCGAGGAGACCGTCCGTTCCTTCTTCCCCCAGTACCGTCCGGGGACGGGCGGCGGCGCCGGGCTCGCGCTCCTGTGCGACAGTCCCGCCGAAGTCGACGCGGTGTACGAGGAGTTGGTGAACGCCGGGTACCAGGGCGAGCTGAAGCCGTGGGACGCGGTGTGGGGCCAGCGGTACGCCGTGATCCAGGACCCCGACGGGAACGGGGTCGACCTCTTCGCGCCACTGCCGACGTCCGCCCCCGAGTAGCCGACCCGCCGCCGCAACCGACACCGGCACCGGCACCGGCACCGGGCACCGGGCACCGGGCACCGGGCACCCGCTATCGTCCGCCGAGCAGTTCGCCGAGCGGCAGCCCCGCCAACTCCCGTACATCACGCGCGAGATGTGCCTGATCGGCGTACCCGGTCCGGGCCGCCGTCTCGGCGAAGGGCACCCCGTCCCGGGCGAGCGCGAGCGCCCTTCGCAGCCGTAGCACCCGCGCCAGCGTCTTGGGCCCGTACCCGAACGCGGCGAGCGACCTGCGGTGCAACTGCCGTACCCCGAGCCCGAGTTCGTCGGCGGTCGCGGCGACCGGCCGCCCCGCGTCCAGCGCGACGACGATCCGCCGCAGCAGCGGATCGGGCCGCCCCCCATCGGCCGCCCGCTCCAGGGCCACCTCTTCGAGCCCGCTCGCCGGGTCGGCCGCCGCGTTCACCCGGGCGGTGAGCCGCCGTACGAGCGCCGGTGACCACAGCTCGGCAAGCTCCACGCGCCGGTCACGCAGCTCATGCGCGGGCACACCCAGATAGGCGGGCGCGGTGCCGGGGTAGAAGCGGAGGCCCGCCCAGCTGCTGGGCGGGCCTTCGGTGACGTACGCCGTCGTATCGGGCCCGGCGACCAACAGCCGCCCGTCGTTCCACAGCAGATCCATGCACCCGTCCGGCAGAATGCGCCCGGCCCCGGGCTCGCCCGAACCACTCGGCGTGTTCGTCCACACGACGGCCCCGCCCAGCCGAGACGCCCTTTCCGCATACACACGAAAAGGCTACGCCTGTGAACAAAGGGGCTCCCCAGCATGCCCCGGGGCGCGCGGGGACCGAACGAGCAACCGCGCACTACCCCCGGGCACCGCCACGCCTCGGAGGTGAGCGTGAGCGCCGTTGGAGGTGCGGGTGCTCTGCGGACCGCGGACCGTCCGTGGCTGATCGCGCAGTTCCCCGCGCCCCTTCAGGGCGCTAGTCGTCCCCCTTCTTCACAGGTGACCGCAGCCGTGACGTCACGTCCTCCGGCGGCAGGAAGCGTGACCACCGCTCCGGGAACTCGGACGGCATGTCCGGGTCCTCGGGGTCGTGGGAGCGGGCGGCGGCGGCGCGGGCGACGTACTCGGCGGCCTGTTCCTCGCGGAGGCGCTCGTTGGCGGCGCGGGCGGCGGCGGTGGCCGCGGCGGGCCAGACGCGGTCGATGGCGGCGTTGACGGCGGCGCCGACCAGTACGGCGAAGGCGCTCACACCGATCCAGAGGAGGACGGCGACGGCGGCGGCCAGGGAGCCGTAGATCGTCGCCCCCTCGACCGTGCTGGTGAGGTAGATGCGGAGCAGGAAGCTGCCGAGGACCCACATGCCGAGGGCCATGAGGGAGCCCGGGACGTCCTCGACCCAGGGGGAACGGACCGGAACCGAGACGTGGTAGAGCGTCGTCAGGAAGACGATGGACAGGACGATCACGACGGGCCAGTAGAGGACCTGGACGACGGTCGCCGACCACGGGACGATCCGGACGACGGCGTCGGGGCCGGCGACCATCAGCGGCAGGGCGACCGACCCGATCAGCAGGGCCACGATGAAGAGCAGGAACGCCATGAGGCGGGTCTTGACGATGCCGCGGACGCCGTCGAGGCCGTACATGACGGTGATGGTGTCGATGAAGACGTTCACCGCGCGGGACCCGGACCACAGGGCGAAGAGGAACCCTATCGAGATGACGTCGGGGCGGCCGCCCCTCATCACGTCGTCCAGGATGGGCTGCGCGATCTCGGCGACGCCCTTGTCGGACAGGACGGTGCGCGAGGCCTCCAGGAGGTTGAGCTCCAGGCTGGCGATGGTGTCGGCGCCGGTCCAGTCGTCGACGTAGCCGAGCAGGCCGATCATGCTGAGCAGCAGCGGAGGCACGGAGAGCAGCGTGAAGAACGCCGCCTCGGCCGCGAGGCCCAGGATGCGGTACTCGATGCAGGAGTTGACGGTGTCCTTCAGGAGCAGCCAGGCGGTCCTGCGCTTGGAGACGTTCCGGTAGAGGGCACGCGCGCGGTGGAGACGCCCATGGGGGCTCTCGGGTGGTGGGGGTGACTGACTTGCTGGCTGCACGCCCTAAAGGTATCCGGCCGGGCGTGCCGCCCTCACCTCCCGGTGCCGCCCGCCGCGGCGGGGTCCGCGTGCGGCGCAGGCTTCCCTCCGGTCGCGTCACGGGGCAGCAAACAAAAGGAAACCCAGCAGAAAACAAAGGTGATTCCGAATCTCCTTTTCTGTCATGAACGTGCTGGCCGAATCAGTGAGGGACCAGAAGTGGAACGTTCGGGCACGCTTGTACCCGCTTTTTGGAAAGTTCCCCGCTGAAGCCTTGGGTCGAACCGGGTCCGACGGGCCGGAAGAGATCGGAAAAGGGGTGGGAAAGCGTCAATTACCCGACCCGCCTTGACCCGTTCCCGAACGTACCGAAAGAATCCGGATTGCATTCCGTTGCGCCCACCTGGACCAGGTACCGGCGCAACGCGCACCGGGGGATTCACGCAGGCTCCGACCAGGCCTGATCAATTCCGCCCCACCCGTCACCGCTCTCCATCCCCTCTCCTTCTGTCATTCCGCGCGCCGTCCCGTTCACCCCCGGGCGCCTTCCCTCGCAATACCTGTCGCGGAGAAATTCAATGACATTGCCAGTGCCACGACACGTGGTGGAAAAACCGGGTGAGGTCCAGGCGGCCGAGCCGGACGCGGCGGAATCGTACACCGCCACCGAGCGACTCCTCGCCGAACTTCTGGCCGGCGTCGCACGTATCGAACATGTGCCCGCAGAAAGCCATTTCTTCGACGACTTGGGCGCCAACTCCCTGACGATGGCCCATTTCTGTGCCCGCGTCAGGAAGCACCCCGATCTGCCGTCGGTGTCCATACGGGACGTCTACGGCCACCCGACCATCCGCGGCCTCGCGGCCGCGCTCACCGAGGCACCGCCACCGCCGGCCGCCCCGCCGGTACCCGCTGAGGTCACACCACCGGGCAACACGTTCCGGTACGTCCTGTGCGGGGCGCTGCAGTTGCTCCTCTTCGCCGCGTACTCCCTGCTGGCCACGTCCGGATACGTACTGGGGTACGAGTGGGTGGCGGACGCCTCGGGCATCGTCGCGGTCTATCTCCGGTCGGCGCTCTTCGGCGCGCTCGCCTTCCTCGCCCTGTGCACCCTGCCGGTCGTCGCCAAGTGGCTGCTGATCGGGCGGTGGAAGCCCGGGGAGTTCCCCGTGTGGGGTCCGGCGTATCTACGGTTCTGGATCGTCAAGGCGCTGCTGCGCACCAGCCCGATGATCCTGTTCGTCGGCAACCCGCTGTACGTGCTGTACCTGCGGGCCCTCGGCGCCCGGATCGGCCCGGGCGTCACGATCCTCAGCCGCACCCTCCCGGTCTGCACCGATCTGCTGACGATCGGCGCGGGCACGGTGATCCGCAAGGAATCCTTCTTCCTCTGCTACCGGGCGCGCGCCGGGCGGATCCGCACCGGCCCGGTGACCCTCGGCCGGGACGTCTTCGTCGGCGAGCACACCGTGCTCGACATCGACACCGCCCTGGGCGACGGCTCCCAGCTCGGCCACTCCTCCGCACTGCGCGCCGGCGAGGCGGTCCCGGCCGGGCAGAGCTGGCACGGCTCCCCGGCTCGGCGCACGGACGTGGACCACATCCGGGTCGCCCCGGCCGACTGCGGCAGGCTCCGGCGGGCCGGATACGGATGCGCCGCCCTGCTCCAGACACTGCTGCTGTATGTGCCGCTGACCCTCGGCGGCGCGTATCTGCTGCTCACCGCCGCGCCCTCGCTGGACACCCTGCTCGACCCGGCGTCGCGGCACATCGCGTCGGCGCGCTTCTACCTCGAGGCACTGGCCCTGTCGCTCGTGCTGTTCGCCGGTTCCCTCGTCGTCGCAGCCGTCGTCGTGTTCGTCGTGCCCCGACTGCTGCGCCCGCTGGTCCGCCCGGACCGCGTCTACCCGCTGTACGGCTTCCACTACTCCGTGCACCGCGCGATCACCCGGCTGACCAACCTCAAGCTCTTCACGTGGCTGTGCGGCGACAGCTCCTACATCGTCCCGTACCTCAAGGCCCTCGGATACGACCTCTCGCGCGTCGAGCAGACCGGGTCGAACTTCGGCACGGAGGTGCGGCACGAGACGCCGTACCTGGTGACGGTCGGCAGCGGCACGATGGTCGCGGACGGTCTCTCGGTCATGAACGCGGACTACTCCGCCACGTCGTTCCGGGTGTCCCGGACGGCGATCGGCGGGCACAACTTCCTGGGCAACTTCATCGCCTACCCGGTCGGTGGCCGGACCGGCGAGAACTGTCTGCTGGCCACGAAGGTGCTGGTCCCGCTCGACGGCGAGATCCGCGAGGGGGTCGGGCTGCTCGGCTCGCCGCCCTTCGAGATCCCCCGCTCGGTGGAGCGCGACACCCGCTTCGACCATCTGCGCGAGGGTGACGAACTGCGCCGCCGGCTCGCCGCGAAGAACCGCTTCAACCTGCGCTCGATGGGGCTGTTCCTGTTCCTGCGCTGGCTGCACACCTTCGCGCTCACCGTCCTCGGCTTCGCGGCCTTCGACCTGTACGGGCACGGGGACGGCATGGCGGGACTGCTCGCGCTCGCCGCGCTGCCCCTGGCGGCGCTCGTGTTCACCGTCCTGTACTACACGCTGGTGGAACGGTCCATGACCCGCTTCCGGCCGCTGCGGCCGCGGTTGTGCTCCATCTACGACCCGCTCTTCTGGCGGCAGGAGCGGCTGTGGAAGCTGCGGGACACACACATACAGGTGCTCAGCGGCACTCCGTACAAGAACCTCGTCTGGCGGCTGCTGGGGGTCCGGATCGGACGACGGGTCTTCGACGACGGGGTGGTCATCACCGAGCGGACGCTGACGGCCGTCGGGGACGACTGCACGCTGGCCGCGGGCAGCAAGATCCAGGCGCATTCGCAGGAGGACGGCACCTACAAGTCCGACCACGTCACGATCGGCGCGCGCTGCACGCTGGAGGTCGGAGCGTTCGTCCACTACGGCGTGGTGCTGGGCGAGGGGGCCGTGCTCGCGCCGGACTCCTTCCTGATGAAGGGCGAGGAGGTGCCGCCGCACGCGCGCTGGGGCGGGAACCCGGCTACGGAAACCACCGGAGAACGGTGAATCGGGGGGAAATGATGGATCAGTCGGAGTCGGGCACCGCTGCCCGGAAGTACTGGCACGAGGTGCTCACCGCCGGGGGGCGGACCGTGGTTCCGCGGTGGAGCGCCGATCCGGTGAAGGGCGTCGCCGCCTACGAAGTGGCGCTTCCGGAGGGGCCGTTGGCCGCTTCGGACGGTACGGCCGCAGTGCTCGCCGCCCATGCCAAGGTGCTCGCCGCGTTGTCGGGCGAGCACGAGGTCACCACCGGCTGGATGGAGGACGGCCGGCTGCTGCCGTGCCGGCTCACGACCGCGCCCGGCGACACCTGGCGCGACCTGCTGGGGCACACCCACCGCGTCACCACGGAGCTGCTCACGCACGCGGACTTCCCGGTCGACACCCTGCGGCGCGAACTCGGCCTCGCCGAGCCGCCGTTCGAGACCGTGCTCGACACGAGCGGAGGCGACGGCGACCTCGGCGAGGAGGTGGTCCTGCGGGTGGGGCTGGTGTATCGCGACGACGGGCCCGCGCTGCGGCTGCGGTACCGCACCGAGGTGCTCGACGAGGACGGCGCGGCCCGGATCGCCGGGTACCACGTCACCGCGCTCACCCGGCTGGCCGCCGATCCGGACGCCGAGCACGGGCGGCGCAGCCTGGTGTCGCACGACGAACTCCGGTTCCAGCTCGACGGGTTGGCCGGACCATACCGTGAACTGCCCGACCGCCGGGTGCACGAGCTGTTCGAGCAGCGGGTCGTGGCGCACCCGGACGCCGTCGCGGCCGTGCACGGCGACCGCCGCTGGACCTACCGGGAGCTCAACTCCCGTGCCAACCAGCTCAGTCGGGCCCTGCTGGTCCGGGGCCTCGGCCGTGAGGGCGTCGTCGCGGTGGTGACCGAGCGGAACCTGGACTGGATGGCGGCCGTCCTCGCGGTGTTCAAGGCCGGCGGGGCCTATCTGCCCGTCGAGCCGCACTTCCCCGCCGAGCGCATCGCCTCCACCCTCGCCCGGGCCGGCTGCGAGCTGGTCCTCACCGAGGAGGGCAGCACGGCCACCCTGGACGAGGCCCTGCCCGCGCTGCCCGGGGTGCAGCGGCTGCTCGTCGGGGAGGCGTACGACGAGGCCCATCCGGACTCCGACCTCGGCATGGAGATCGCGCCGGACCGGCTGGCGTACATCTACTTCACGTCCGGTTCCACGGGCGAGCCCAAGGGCGCGATGTGCGAGCACGCCGGCATGCTCAACCATCTTCAGGCCAAGCTGGACGACCTCGACATCGGCGAGGGGGACGTGGTCGCGCAGACCGCGCCCCAGTGCTTCGACATCTCCCTGTGGCAGCTGCTGGCCGCGCCGCTGGTCGGCGGTCGGACGCTGCTCGTGGAGCAGGAGGCGATCCTGGACGTCGAACAGTTCGTCGACCGGATCGCCGACGGCCGGGTGAACGTGCTCCAGGTCGTGCCGTCGTACCTCGAAGCGGTCCTCGCCCATCTGGAGCAGACGCCCCGGGAACTGCCCGATCTGCGCCGGGTCTCCGTCACCGGGGAGGCGCTGAAGAAGGAGCTGGCGGAGCGCTGGTTCGCCACCGAGCCGGGGATTCCCCTGGTCAACGCCTACGGGCTGACGGAGACCTCGGACGACACCAACCACGAGGTGATGGACCGGGCTCCGGAGGGGGGCCGGGTGCCGCTGGGCCGTCCGGTCCGCAACGTCCGTGTGTACGTCGTCGACGAACACCTCTCCCTCGTCCCGCTGGGCGCTCCGGGGGAGATCGTCTTCTCCGGGGTCTGTGTCGGGCGGGGGTACGTCAACGATCCCGAGCGCACCCGGCGGGCCTTCACCACCGACCCGTACCTGCCGGGTGAGCGGCTGTACCGCAGCGGTGACCACGGGCGCTGGCGGCCCGACGGCAAGCTGGAGTTCCTGGGCCGCCGGGACACCCAGGTCAAGGTGCGCGGCTTCCGCATCGAGATCGGCGAGGTGGAGAACGCGCTACTGCGGGTGGCGGGTGTGCGGGACGGGGCGGTGGTGGTCGCCAAGGGCGCGCATCTGGTCGCCTTCCACTCCGGGCGTCCGCTCGCGGGCGAGGAGCTGCGGGACCGGCTGGCGGCCTCGCTGCCGGCGTACATGGTGCCGTCGGTGTTCCACTGGCGCGAGAGCCTGCCGCTGACCGCCAACGGCAAGATCGACCGGCGGACGCTCACCACGCTGGCCGAACAACTCCCCGCCGTGCCAGGCGAGTCGGGCGGGCTTCCGGCCACGCCGACGGAGGAGCGGCTGGCTACCGCGTGGGCCGAGGTGCTCGGTGTGGCGCGGTCCCTGATCGGCCGTCGCGACCACTTCTTCGACCGGGGCGGCACCTCGCTGTCGGCGGTGAAGCTCGCGATCGCCCTGGACCGGGCGGTGTCCCCCAAGGACGTGACCGCGTATCCGGTGCTGTCCGACCTGGCCGGGCTGATCGACACGAGGGCCGGCGCGAACACCGTAGGGAGGCCGACGTCATGAGTTTCCTGAGCCGCCGAGGCGCCGCGAGCCGCCGTCGCAAGAACACGGGGATGGCGGCGCCCTCCTCAACTGCCCTGCCGCTACCGGACATCGAGTCGGCGGCCGGCAGGCCGCCGCTGCTCATGGTCTCCCCCGCCGATCCCGCTGCCCACTGGGTCGCCGGGCGACGGGAGGCCCTGCGTGCCGCCGTCGCCGAGCACGGCTCGGTGCTCGTGCGCGGTCTCGGGCTGCGGGACGCCACCGAAGTCGGAGCCGTCTTCCGGGCGTTGGCGGACACGCTGATGAGCGAGAAGGAGGCCTTCGCGCCGCGGCGGACGTACGCGGACGGCGTGTACTCCTCGACGGCCTGGCCGCCGAACCAACCGATGTGCATGCACCACGAGTTGAGCTACACGGTGGAGTTCCCCGGCCTGATGCTCTTCGCCTGCCTCGAAGCCGCCGAGCGGGGCGGGGCGACCGGGGTCGCCGACGCGGAGGCCGTACTCGCCGCGCTGCCACCCGAGTTGACCGAGCGGTTCGAGCGGGACGGCTGGCTGCTCACCCGCTCGTACAACGACGAGATCGGCGCGTCGGTCGCCGAGGCGTTCGGCACCGACGAACGGACCGTCGTCGAGGCCTACTGCCGGGCGCACGCCATCGAGTTCGCCTGGCAGCCCGACGGCTCCCTGCACACCCGGCAGCGGCGCGCCGCCGTGCTCCGCCATCCGATGACCGGCCGGCGCTGCTGGTTCAACCAGATCGCGTTCCTCAACGAATGGACCATGGACGCCGAGGTGCGCGAGTACCTGGTGGACATGTACGGAGCCGACGGTCTGCCCTTCAACACCCGTTACGGCGATGGCGATCCGATCGGCGAGGACGCCGTCCGGACCCTCAACGAGATCTACGAGGCGCACACCGTCCGCGAACCGTGGCGGCCCGGCGACCTCCTGCTCGTCGACAACATCCGCTCCGCCCACAGCCGTGAGCCCTTCGAAGGGCCGCGCGAGGTGCTGGTGGGCCTGGCGGATCCGGTACGGCCGACCGACTGCGCCACGCGGGACTCCGACACACAGGACTCCCGCTCGCAGGACTCCCGCTCGCAGGACCCCGACTCGAAGGACTCCGACGCGAAGGACGAGGTGAGCTTCCGATGACCGAGGTTCCGGGTTTCGCCGTGATCTCCGGCGCCCAGGTACAGCAGGCCCTGCGGGGCCGGGAGGGGGAGATCGTCGACCTGGTCGAATCCGCCTACCTGTTGCACGGAGCGGGGGACACGGGCGACACGGTCAATCCGCCGTCGTACTTCCTCCGCTTCCCCGACCGTCCGTCCTCGCGGATCATCGCGCTGCCCGCCTCGCTGGGCGGGAAGTTCCAGGTGGACGGGTTGAAGTGGATCTCCAGTTTCCCGGAGAACACGGCGTCCGGGCTGCCGCGCGCGTCCGCCGTGCTGATCCTCAACGACCACACCACCGGCTATCCGTTCGCGTGCCTGGAGGCCTCGGTCATCAGCGCCACCCGGACGGCCGCGTCGGCGGCACTGGCGGCCGACCGGCTGAGCGAGCGCCGGGGGGCGCCGCGCCCGGCCAGGGTCGGATTCCTCGGCACGGGCCTGATCGCCCGGTACATCCACACCTTCCTCGAGGCGACGGGCTTCGCGTTCGAGGAGGTGGGGGTGCACGATCTGTCCGCCGACAGCGCGGCCGGGTTCCGGGGGTACCTGGAACGGTCCCACGCGAGCGGGCGCGTGACCGTGCACGAGAGTGCCGAGGACGTGATCCGGGCGAGCGACCTGGTGGTCTTCGCGACGATCGCGGGCGAGCCGCACATCCACGAACCGAAGTGGTTCGCCCACCACCCGCTGGTGCTGCACGTGTCGCTGCGCGATCTCGCGCCCGAGGTGCTGCTCGCGTCGGCGAACTTCGTCGACGACGTCGAGCACTGTCTCAAGGCGAACACGTCACCGCACCTGACCGAACAGCTCACCGGCGCACGGGACTTCCTCGATGGAACGCTCCATGACGTCCTCACCGGCCGGGCGACCGTGCCGACGGACCGTCCGGTGATCTTCTCGCCCTTCGGCCTCGGGGTCCTCGACCTCGCGGTCGGCGGTTATGTCCACGACGAAGTGGCCCGCTCCGGCGGACTACGGGTCGTGGACGACTTCTTCCACGAGCTGCGCCGCCACGGCTGACCTGCCGGGCGCAGCGAGTACCACAGTGCACAACCAGGGGGGCCGCAGTGCCAGTCATATCCGTTCCCACGGACTTCAACGAAGAGGAGCTGTACGTCGATCTGCGCCAGGTCGTCGGACACGAGCTCTTCCTGAAATGCGAGGGATTCAACTTCGCCGGCTCGATCAAGCTCAAGGCCGCGACCGAGATGGTGCGGGCCGCCGAACGGGACGGATGTCTCCGGCCGGGCTCGACGCTCGTCGAGTCGTCGTCCGGCAATCTCGGCGTCGCGCTGAGCATGATCGCGGCGAGCCGGGGTTATCGGTTTCTGTGCGTGACCGATTCCCGGTGCAATCCGCAGACCCGGCGCCTGATCGAGGCGCTGGGCAGCCGGGTGCACGTCATCTCCGAGCCGGATCCGCACGGCGGTTTCCTCGGCGCGCGGATCGCGTACGTCCGCGCGCTGTGCGCCGCCGACCCGGAGTACGTGTGGCTCG
Encoded proteins:
- the sbnB gene encoding 2,3-diaminopropionate biosynthesis protein SbnB, whose translation is MTEVPGFAVISGAQVQQALRGREGEIVDLVESAYLLHGAGDTGDTVNPPSYFLRFPDRPSSRIIALPASLGGKFQVDGLKWISSFPENTASGLPRASAVLILNDHTTGYPFACLEASVISATRTAASAALAADRLSERRGAPRPARVGFLGTGLIARYIHTFLEATGFAFEEVGVHDLSADSAAGFRGYLERSHASGRVTVHESAEDVIRASDLVVFATIAGEPHIHEPKWFAHHPLVLHVSLRDLAPEVLLASANFVDDVEHCLKANTSPHLTEQLTGARDFLDGTLHDVLTGRATVPTDRPVIFSPFGLGVLDLAVGGYVHDEVARSGGLRVVDDFFHELRRHG